GGTTTCAGTGTTGTTTAAAGAACcactgaaaatttttaatgatgctttcCCAGCCTTAAAACGCCATTGTGATCCGAACATAAATGGTTTGCATTCTCAAACGCAGAGTCTTTTTAATGATGTTATGAGGCAAGCTGCTGGTGATACAAAACCTATTTATGATATCATAGATCAAAACACCCTTGCAGAGATATCAGAGAATAAAAACTTGGGCCGATAATTGatactattattttatgtgGCCGTCAAGGACTTGCTCTAAGAGGTCATAATGATGACTCTCAGTATCACTCAGAAGTTGGGCAATATAGTACCTCTTGTAATGTTGGAAACTTCATGGAGATTCTTAATTATCGTGTTAGAGGCGGTGATACTGAATTAGAAAATCATCTTAAAAACCACAAGAAAAATGCATCATATCTTTCAAAAACTATGCAGAATGAAATAATATTCTGTTGTGGTGAGATAATTTCTGATAAAATTGTTTCCAATATAAAGactgcaaatttttttctattttatcagATGAAGCCATTGATGTTTCAAACAAATCACAAATATCTTTAGTGTTGCGTTATGTTGACAGTGGTAATAACATTGTTAAAgactttgttaaatttatacACAACGACAATGGTTTAGATGGGGAAAGTTTATCTGTTAACATTTTAGACACCATTTGATACCTAGGTTTAGATATTACTAATTGTCGAGGCCAAGGTTATGATGGTGCTGGAGCTGTAGCTGGAACAAAAAAGGGAGTTGCTGCAcgaattttaaagttaaacaacaAGGCTTTATACACTCATTGTTTTAGCCATCGATTGAATCTAGCTGTGTGTAATTCTTGCAAAGTTCAATTTCTCTGTAATGCAATGAACCACATAAAAGAggtttcttattattttaatctttcaattaaaagaaattctaTCCTCGAGACAATGGTTTCAGAACActgtcttgataaaaaaaaaacaaaactaagaGATGTTTGTCGAACTAGGTGGCTTGAAAGAATAGATGGATTAGACACATTTCAGGAGTTGTATGTTCCAATCGTTTATTCCCTTGAAGCCATAAGCAATGACAGAAATAAGTTTGGGGCAGACTCCCAAACAGCtacatctttatttaaattgataaccacctttaaatttattgtttctttggTTGTGACTAGAGCTGTTTTTGATGAAACACATGTAGTTACTAATATGTTACAATCTAGTAGTTTAGATATTCAAACCTGTATAGATCTTATTTTTTGCTTGACTAATAGAATTAcgacttttaaaaacaaaattgatagTTTTCATGATAAGTGTTATCTTGATGCCAAAGTTATTGCTGAACAAATTGGGGTTGATGAATGTCGAAAAAGAACTGTTGGGAGGCAAATCCACTGCGATAATCATCCAGTAGAGAATAcatcagaattttttaaacgCGTTTTAACCATCTCTGATCACTTAGATTTAGCTCTTTCCGATAGGTTTTGCAATGACAATTTAACTTTGTTCCATGGCTTGAATATTATCcctgataaaataatttctttgctAAATGGTccatcagaaaaaaataattggagGGAGAGCATTAagattttttcagattttttttctgaagatTTGCCAAATCCGTTAGCTTTAGAAGCAGAGTGTGGTCTTTGGGAGAtataggggaaaggcgcctatgatggcatagcgcctatgatggcataccggtcatatttccattaaaattggttttggtaaaaaaatgattagacCCACATGACTATACtgactttacattagttttagtgAAAAAACGTCCTTTGtgcacaaatattgtttttataatcaacaaaaatcgaTTTTTGGATGTTCTGttgtaattttatttccttcatatatttaagattgtgattttacTATTAACTGTGCAGACAtgaaattttcatgcattttatatTCAAGTTTTATGCATTTAGTGGAatagttactttaattttatcttttgaacaaaGTAGACACggcttgttttaatgaaaatgatgacttttACCCATGATGGCATACTGACGAGTTGGGGGTGttgccctttttttttaataagaaaaacttatttttaagtaaagttaaaagaaaGCGATGctccaacatttttttttggtccAAAAAATACGTAAAACACAATATATCCTATGCGCATGCGCAAAATTTTACAATGCTGGTGTGTAGCATGAAATGGTAAATTAGAATGATTTCAAGTAATTTCTTGCTTTTACTCTCGATCCTAACTAGCCCCATCCTcccctatgccatcataggagcagTGGTTgtctatgatggcatacttgtgcttttttttacaaaaagaataactaataaaaaaaataaaactgataaaaactCCCAGGGTAATTATTGTTCTAGATGTAACAAGGAATGTAtccatatcaaaatttttatgattagtcttcaggatactgaataatgaagttttaaagttaagtatgccatcataggcgcctttcccctactGGACTACCACTAATTATCCCATTCCAAACAATGTGTCTGATACTCTAAAGTCAATTTCatgtattaaaacttttgtcaatatttttgtttgtttgcagtTATTAGCAACTTCACCTGTGACAATATGTTCTTGTGAAAGATCTATTTCAAATCTTCGTAGATTGAAAACCTGGTCAAGATCAACTATGTCTGGAGATCGTTTGAATGGTTTAGCATTGATGTATACACATAGAGACATAGTTCCAGATACTcaagaagttattaaaaaattagtgcaAAGAAATGGTAATCGTAAGTTAAACCTTTCGTGAGAACACGAATGCTTCAGTGATTCAgagtttgtataaaatttacttgtatatatgtatgtatatatgtgtgtgtatatatatatatatatatatatatatatatatatatatatatatatatatatatatatatatatatatatatatatatattatatttattgttatatttaatttaaaaaattgtctttaacTATAAAGCTCTTaatcaattgtttaaaaaggtaAATAGTTTCTTTTAAGCAGATTAATTAAAGTTCCATTAAATCCATTATTTGACTGCAGAAAAATATCTTTGGTCATATGTGAATAATGATATAAGTAATCCTCAAAATTGGCTAAAAAtcggcaaataaaaaaatactattgttAGCGCTGATTTTAATCTCAACATcactaaatttattataattaaaattactaaagaaGTTgcgttcttatttttataaagggaTGCTATCGCCAAGTGTCAATgactacaaaaaaaatcttttcaaattaTGCAATTAGGGTCGTCCCATAGGGGGAGCGTTGCATTTCTTTGGTAGCCCCCCACACCTGGGAAAtggaaacttttaaaaaatatgaatccGAGTGAATAGGGGAAGAGGAGTTCTCAAATAATTAACGGAGGAGGGATAGTATTTATTTGGTATCTGGAAGGAATTTGGTTATGGAGCTTGGGGAGCggtcattttttcaaaaaaaaatttgcccaAGGAGAAATTAatcctagatccgcccctgtatatatatatatatatatatatatatatatatatatatatatatatatatatatatatatatatatatatatatatatatatatatatatatatatatatatatatatatatatatatattagtagtagaaaatcacttaacaaaaatattttccattcaacactgtgtttcatcaacaaagattCATCAGAAATggatgatcaaattaataaaacttcaatttataccaaaaattaaattacagaaagttgcaaatgtcttaactactgtaaattttcacacatttgtggaatttgctgacactattataaaaagaattctttagaaatgattacttatgctatttttttaaaatgtttttttaaaaagggtagttaatgtaaacattatttgaactcatttatttttatagttttttaggagaaacttattttcgtgcctacatttagaaattaattccgATCTTTTGTTTAATAAGCATTCTTGATTTgaatgtgtaattatttcaaatttttcttgtaggcatagtatgcatttttttagaaatattgttatatgcaggcgctgttttaaggatagaccaattcagtataaaatcatcaatatttttttcttttaattcccatatatattttgacagcatggtgtcttttgaatactttttattcttgaaagattgcttatgattggcaaaacattttttccattcaccctctgttatgccaatatattgtttatcaggtgcattcttagaggaaacaacacatttatataccacattttttgataacaaCATAAATCATTGgacaattgattttttgtttacatttacaattttctgtagttttttcatttaggatttcttttttgtttaacaaagccttattgtgaccttttataattctttccatatttttttgtgcaactgtagctaactttaattgtctttgataaaaattttatgtaactCAGTCGCGGGAAATGCTTATcgaccaattttaaaaacacttttcctatgttaataaaaacatttttgccatatggggggttgaaccaaattacatCTCTAGTTCTATTtcgtttttttgtattctttttttcagggtcaaatttgagttcaaaattttcaaaaccacttttttttagGGCATCTTCAAATATTCGTTTAGaggaattgaatacattttcatttgaggagttttggtttagtctgttattaattgaaatcggGATTTGTTTTAGAACTTGGGGTGGATGGTTAGAgttaatgttaatatataatagttcatcgtttgcttttttgaaaggcttatatgaattttcagagaggttaaatgtgacatcaagaaaattcaaaatttttaaatttatgtttatttcgatttgaaagccaatatataacatcagtggtatttttccactgttgcaaatttaatttatttctaagaatattattaattttgtccaatTCAATTTTGCTTATATGTCCTATCTCACTTTTTAAGGGAACCAATAACATACAaggaagtttgttttgaaaatttggtttatGGTCTTTTAGTGTTACGAAGGCTTGGGCAGGGGCAGTTGATTCGATTCTATTAtcaaggtttatttttttagcaatactttgcgcttctaaattaattgccttttccaaatttttagggGCTTTTTCATAAGAACTAGTAATATTGTCgcgtaaaattttttcatagttttctgTAGTGAAAtggtaaatattatttgttttatcagcaaaaaccaaaatattagggtttgatttaatttttttaacatctaactTTAATTCTGTTTGAAATTCGTTTTTTATAGGGCGAAACttgattgttttaattaaatgtaataggtcattttcaaaattatccaAATCAGGTATAGAAGGTggggtattttttgttttaaatccataattatcattattattgaaTGTATcatctgtttttatatttggttttaagaaaaaatgggcTTTCCAAcgaattcttttaataaaatgctcaactttttcaattaaagaaaaagaaaaacttttttcatctaGTATAGCTATATTTTTCAACGTGTAActgaaattattattagtttccATATTTACACGGAatgttaaaatacaattaagaGTGCTCAACAAATGTTAATAAGgagcctaatatatataaatatacacaataGCGTGCTCAATgatcttaaaagaacagagcaattatattagtagtagaaaatcacttaacatatatatatattatatatatatatatatatatatatatatatatatatatatatatatatatatatatatatatgtataaatatatatatatatgtatatatatatatacatatatatatacatatatataggtatgcatatatatatatacatatatatatatatatatatatatatatatatatatatatatatatatatgtatataaaagaacataagtagtatatatatatatatatatatatatatatatatatatatatatatatatatatatatatatatatatatatatatatatatatatatatatatatatatatatatatatatagaaataaatatataaatatatttatatatatatatatatatatatatatatatatatatatatatatatatatatatatatatatatatatatatatatatatatatatatatatatatatatatatatatatatatatatatatatatatatatatatatatatatatataaaagaacataactagtatatatatatatatatatatatatatatatatatatatatatatatatatatatatatatatatatatatatatatatatatgtatataattgttatatCAAAATATCGTTAAAAATTAGCTATACGCTGCCTTTGTTATTgaaatcaatttatatttatacatatatatatatatatatatatatatatatatatatatatatatatatatatatatatatatatatatgtatatatatatatatacatatatatatatatgtatgcatatatatatacatatatatatatataaatatatatatacatttatatatatatatatatatatatatatatatatatatatatatatatatatatatatatatatatatatatatatatatttatgtatatatgtatataaaagaacataagtagtatatatatatatatatgtatatatatatataaatatatatatatatatgtatatatatatatatatatatatatatatgtatatatatatatatatatatatatatatatatatatatagaaataaatatataaatatatttatatatatatatacatatatatatatataaatcaggtATAAAAGGTggggtattttttgttttaaatccataattatcattattattgaaTGTATcatctgtttttatatttggttttaagaaaaaatgggcTTTCCAAcgaattcttttaataaaatgctcaactttttcaattaaagaaaaagaaaaacttttttcatctaGTATAGCTATATTTTTCAACGTGTAActgaaattattattagtttccATATTTACACGGAatgttaaaatacaattaagaGTGCTCAACAAATGTTAATAAGgagcctgatatatataaatatacacaataGCGTGCTCAATgatcttaaaagaacagagcaattatattagtagtagaaaatcacttaacatatatatatatatatatttatatatatatatatatatatatatatatatataatatatatatatatatatatatatatatatgtataaatatatatatatatgtatatatatatatatatatatacatatatataggtatgcatatatatatacatatatatatatatatatatatatatatatatatatatatgtatataaaagaacataagtagtatatatatatatatatatatatatatatatatatatatatatatatatatatatatatatatatatatatatatatagaaataaatatataaatatatttatatatatatatatatatatatatatatatatatatatatatatatatatatatatatatatatatatatatatatatatatatatatatatatatatatatatatatatatatatatatatatatatatatatatatatatatatatatatatatataaaagaacataactagtatatatatatatatatatatatatatatatatatatatatatatatatatatatatatatatatatatatatatatatatatatatatatatatatatatatatatatatgtatataattgttatatcaaaatatagttaaaaattagCTATACGCTGCCTTTGTTATTgaaatcaatttatatttatcatatatatatatatatatatatatatatatatatatatatatttatatatatatatatatatatgtataaatatatatatacatgtatatatatatatatatatacatatatatatatatgtatgcatatatatatacatatatatatatataaatatatatatacatttatatatatatatatatatatatatatatatatatatatatatatatatatatatatatatatatatatatatatatatatatgtatatatgtatataaaagaacataagtagtatatatatatatatatgtatatatatatatatatatatatatatgtatatatatttatatatatatatatatatatatatatatatatatatatatatatatatatatatatatatatatatatagaaataaatatataaatatatttatatatatatatacatatatatatataaatatatatatatat
Above is a window of Hydra vulgaris chromosome 10, alternate assembly HydraT2T_AEP DNA encoding:
- the LOC136086459 gene encoding 52 kDa repressor of the inhibitor of the protein kinase-like, with amino-acid sequence MEILNYRVRGGDTELENHLKNHKKNASYLSKTMQNEIIFCCDEAIDVSNKSQISLVLRYVDSGLDITNCRGQGYDGAGAVAGTKKGVAARILKLNNKALYTHCFSHRLNLAVCNSCKVQFLCNAMNHIKEVSYYFNLSIKRNSILETMVSEHCLDKKKTKLRDVCRTRWLERIDGLDTFQELYVPIVYSLEAISNDRNKFGADSQTATSLFKLITTFKFIVSLVVTRAVFDETHVVTNMLQSSSLDIQTCIDLIFCLTNRITTFKNKIDSFHDKCYLDAKVIAEQIGVDECRKRTVGRQIHCDNHPVENTSEFFKRVLTISDHLDLALSDRFCNDNLTLFHGLNIIPDKIISLLNGPSEKNNWRESIKIFSDFFSEDLPNPLALEAECGLWEI